Below is a genomic region from Salvelinus fontinalis isolate EN_2023a chromosome 38, ASM2944872v1, whole genome shotgun sequence.
TGATAGCAGTAGCAATCAAATGTAAGAGATCTtgaaaatcaaaatcaaaatttCAGGCAGTTTCACAATTTCCAAATTTACTATTTGACTACGGATTCTGTATAATGAGACTGCACCCATCAAGGCTCAGTGAACTTTCTCCGGAAGGATCcattacttttattttgaagtgaTTCATGAATCATGAACCACTTAGCAGGGACTTCCAAGAAGGACAAGTTGTTGAGGGAGACTCAAGAGGGCAAAGGTGTAGTCATTCATTAGAAAGATAGTTGGGCCTTTTTAAGATAATTGTGGCTTTCTTTCTTTCACAAAGAGAAAGTAAAATACCACTGATCTCCTGCCTGAGATTGACTTACTGGTTATTGAAGGTACTTTCCAGTTTGCCCCTTATAATCAGTAGAGCTCAACCCTAGCCTAAGAGCCCTGTTTTTTAGTAAACTAGGTCACTGTTTAGGTTCAGTTTCAGGAGAATGACATTTGGCCTGAACCCTCTTGCAAATACCTCACAGCTTTGAATGAGACAACATGAGGTCAGTGTGGTTAGAAAATATAGAGTCAAAGAAGCAGCCTCCCTTGATAAAGGCTGACAAAATTAAGGTTTTGCTGGTTTGATTTATCAAGCCTGGTTGACTTTAGCAAGCTTGTTGGTGTTTTTATCAAAGTAGTTCGTGCAACGATTTTGGCTGTACTGAATCAAGCCTTTGTCTATTTTTAAACATTACAGCACCTTCAAGGTCTAACTTTAGAATGAGGAACCACATTGCTTAACATCTCAAAATGTGCACTGACAGACAGCTAAAAATctaccaaaaaacacatttttttacattgtttttttAGGGAATTCCCCTCACAGCAACTTAAAAAATTGATTATTAACTCTTGAAATATAAAATGAGTTGGTTGCATTGATTAAAAAGTTATATTCAACTGTAACAATTTTTTCTCTCCTTCATGGTCGAGACCACAAAACTCTCTGCAGAACATAACGATAGCCCTAAAGGCTGTGACATTGTTGTAATATGAGGCCACTCAGCACATAACTCTGGTTTGTGTTGGCTCAAACCGCAAATGAACTCTTCAGTCAGACTGCAGCCTATGACATTTATAGGAAATGTGTGGTTGAATATATCCTCTTTCAGTATATTGGCATGTATTGTTTTTCTTTCCCGTGCAGCTAGCTCCCTCATCTGACAGAATGACTCTCTGAACCCATTGTTTGAAAAAAACAGAAACCGAAACCGAAACCTGTGTTATCTGGTTTCTCTGATGTCTGAAATGAACCTTGCGTGTAGATACTCCATTGTTTACTGCTTGTCCTTTTGACTTTTCACACTACACATACTGTAGCCTTGCATACTAGACCGACCATTGGACTAGCCAACCTACAGGTTCTAATACAAATGTATATTTTTCTATACTAGGGCTCTGTTCTCCAGTGTTCTTGATAGACTAGTAAATTGTCACTTTCTTGTCcacatttttgaagaaattagcTTTGTCAAGTTGGCTTTTTGAACAATAGAAGTCCTCTACTTCGCAGGTTTAAACAGAGCCAAGGGAAACCTAGAACTGCATGAACAAGTGCTATGTAAATACAGAAATGTTAATATTCAATGTTTCATTTtgactgaatggcacacacattaGCTTGCCTATACATGCATAAttataaactctctctctcaccccccccctacTCTTTCTCTGTATACAGACTGGTTGTTGGTAGTACTGGTAGTGTTTGGCTTCCTGCTGCTGTTGCTCCTCATAGCAATCTGCTGGTGCCAGTGCTGCCCCCACACCTGCTGCTGCTACATCCGCTGTCCCTGCTGCCCTGAGAAATGCTGCTGCCCTCGGGCATGTAAGTACCACTCTCCACCCCTACTTGTTCCTTTTCCACTTGGCACAGAGCATCCTGCTTCGATGCCACTTTCACATTAGTATGCCCATTCCATTCAACCAAACTCCTTTTTCTCATTCAGTTTCACTTTGTCAGTTTGTGACCCTGGCACTGTTTACCTTTCATTTGCCATTCTCATGTACATATTATTTATACAGTATGTGCTGCTACTCTTATCTTCttggggctcccaagtggcgcagcggtctaaggcactgcatctcagtgctagaggagtcactacagaccctggttagattccaggcagtatcacaaccagccgtgattgggagtcccatagatcggcgcacaattgacccagtgtcgtccgggttagggtttggtaggCCGCcatttgtaaataacaatttgttcttaactaacttgcctagttaaataaaggttaaataaaatacaattcatAGAAAGACACAAGGTTTTGCTCATGCACAACACACTGGCAAATGAAGTAAGTCCTCCAGAATATGTATTTATAGTATGCCACCTAACTACAACGTTAATGTGTCGTAACACTGTGAACTCACTCTTCTCAATTCAGTGTACGAAGCAGGCAAGGCAGTGAAGTCAGGCATCCCCAGCCAATACGCCCCCACGCTCTACGCTCCCAGCATGTACGCCCAGCCACCCTACGGAGGGGTCATGCAACAGCCCGGCATACCCATGCTGCCCCTACCCCAGGGGATGGGCGGCCCCCCACTACACCCCAACGGCTACGGACGGGACTACGACGGAGCCAGCTCGGGTAACTACAGCCCCTCTCCAGTTTTAACATGACAATTAGCTTGATAAAAGCAAGGACTTGATGCGTGACTTTTTTCCCCTCCGTTTTGAGTGGACTAATGCTCGTATTGATCTCAGTACTGCACATTTTCGCAGCAATGTGGTTTTCAAAGCTGGGGTGAGGAACCTTTTGATAAAtctgtttttgttttctgtttgtaGTTGGACATGGCTCCCAGGTGCCTTTGCTGCATGACCAGGACAGTGGCGCAGGAGACCAAAGTGAGTGGTTAAAATGCTTACTACAATTCTCAGTCTGTTTGATTATTTGTGATAATACATAAGTCTAACCAGAGCTATAGCTCAGCTCCCGAATCAACTCGGGGGCTGAAAAATGTCAGCATATTTCATCTTTTCACCAGGGTTGGGCCCATTACCATTTCCATTCAGTCAATTCACAAATTAAACTGAAATTCCCATTCAAATTTTCCACATTGCTTTTCAAAGGAATTTTAGTTTACGaagcaaaaaaaaaataatgtttactTGAAATAGAATTGAGACCAACCCTGCTTGTCACAATCTCTCATGAtttactccctcctcctcctcagctcGGAGCGGCTACCGTATCCAGGTGGACCCAGGTGGGAATGCAACGCAGGCCATCTACTACATGGAGAGACAGCTAGCCAACCTGGACCCCACCCGGTCTGGTGATGCCGCTGGGAAGTACAACCGCTGTGAGTCTTACACCTACACATAAACACAGCCatgtcaactgtactgtactgcagagTTCAGGGCCTGtaatcagagtaggagtgctctTCTAGGATCAGTTcaatgttgtgttttgtgggtgttgttCAAGTGAAAGGGGGAAGTGTTTGTTCATTTCACACGGAGCCTTCAACTGGCTTCATCAACtttaatgtgttgtaatgttaaTGTGATAGGGCTTTTTAACTCTGACTTGCACTTGatatctctctcactgtctttcttgTGTGTTTCCCCATCCTCTTCCTttttccttctcctctccccccatctttctttctctctcagtggATGGGGGGATGAGCGAGGTGAGCTCCTTACACGATGACCCACGGGGCCGTGGCGGTGGCCGTTCCCAGGCCCCGCCCCTCGCCACCGTGTACGACCAGGACGAGGCCATGAGCACCATCAGCAGCGTGTCCACGCACGGCCAGCGGGGGCGTGACGAGTACCCGCGGCGAGGAGGTGGGCCCTCCCCCCACATGGGGGCCCACGGACGCGCCCGCTCCATGGACAACCTGGATGATATCGCCCGCCGAGACCGCTACCCCAGAGACACCCGGGATCCCCGCGACGACTATCCTCCCCACCGCCGCGACGGAGGAGGAgccagagacaggagagggtgaGGTTCTTATTTGGcgcctctctcactctttctccttCTAGTGCATGAGACGTACTTCTCAGAGGTCAAATCTGGGGAAGATAATGATTCAACCCAGTTGTTTACCCACTGTTTTTTTTCTCCCCTCAGCTCGGATGATGACTTTAGCAGCCGCGGCGGCTACGACCGCGGCCGTGACTTTGACGACCGCAGACGGCGCGAGCCCTCCCCTGACGACCGTCGCCGCGGAGGCAGCCCGGTCAGCGGTCTCCAGGGGAGACGCAGCCGTAGCCGTGACGACCTGATGGCCATCGAACGTGATCGGGAGCACGGTGGCGGCCGTGGTGGTGGGCGGGACGCCTACGATGATGGCTTTCTGCGGGAAGCCATGGAGAAGAAGCGTCTAGGCGAGCAGCAGAGGGCGAGGAGCCGCGAGCGCCTGGACAGCGACAGCGAACGCTCAGACCGAGGCAGGGCCCCCCGCGGACCCCCTCCACTTCCCATGTCCCCGCCTTCCAACTACCCCGACCGTCGCTATGACGACAACTACCCACCCCCTCCCCTGCCTCCCTACATTAGCGATGACGAGAGCTTGACGTCCTCCAAGAAGAGCAATCTACGCAAGGTCAGTCAGTCATCACAGGGTTCTGCATATGGGCGTTGAGCATTCAGGGTGCCATTCAAGGCCACAGCATTATTTACTGCATTGCCATAATGCCTCATTGATTGTTTCTTTCATAGAACTACTTTCATCAAcatagttaaagggatacttcaggattttggcaatgaagccctttataactacttccccagagtccgaTGAACTAGTGGATGCCCTTTTTATGTCTGCGTCTTGCTTGTAGCAAAAGCTAGCATGCTGTTCCCCATAGCACTCCAGTCATTGCGCTGATGCTAGTTAGCATTTGCGTGTGAAAATACCACTAATTTGTTCATACAGGATGCCGAGACATAAAAAGGGTATACACGAGTTTTACCTAAACATCAGACTGTTACCATGGTTATTCCATGGATAATCAGTCAAAGAAGACGCTGTAAAAAAGACGCAATAGtctctacaagccagaatgttgactAAAATGAATGTCTGTGCTATTGGTCCTTTTGCCTGAAGGTAGTGGAGATCAAATGTCCACAGTGAAGTGTTGTTTACCCAACTTTTTGCGGCGCTGGTAGTTTTATGTTGCATGTATTTTTCCATCTCTTGATGCATTTCACGTGATGCACAATATGTAAAGAACAGCCGAATGTAACCGAACGTTGTCGACCGGAGTGCATTCCCTCACAATCAGCTGGAAGTACTTCTGAAATTTGCCAGCTGATTGCGTGTGACAACTTTCGGTCTGTACTTCGGTTAAGATCAGCCATTGTTGACATATTGTGCAAGTAACATGCAAATTGCATCTTTATTGAAACTACAAAACGATATACAGACTAGCATGCTGAAAGTCAGGTTAATAACAATACTCTGGATATTTTGTGTCAGATTAAGGTAAAGTACGTTCAAATTAAGTTTATTCAGCATTCTGACTTGTGAAGGGACTGTTCCCAAAAATATGTTAGCGACGAGAGAAGAGTCTTCCACTCTCGGATTCGTAGAGGCTACAACGAGTTCCTCTGACTCTTGGGAAGTAGATAAagagcttcattgccaaaatcccgaagtttCCCTTTAATGATAGTTACAAAAAAATGGTATAATCATATTTAGCAGAAGGAAATATATATCCAGATCCTAGTTTTGCCAGAATTGTGGTGGTATGTTTTAGCAGGTTTTTCTCATATGTGTGCTTGTTGTCTCTAGACAGTAATGCTTATAGTACAGTACTAGGCCAACTCATCATTCTGTTTGTTTCAACTCCCTTTCTTTTCTGACAGAATGGAGCCGTGAGTCGGGAGATTCTGGTGGTGTGAGACGTTCAATATCCCCCAGCGTAACTGATCTGTCCCTTAACACAATTACTAGTCGTCTATGTCAATAGTACTAATGTTGCAAACTTGCTACCgtgattttattttcaataccTAAACTCAGATATCAACATTTGATGCTGGATATTTATGTACAAATGACCTTATTGGGGATAATTTAGTAATTGTGTGCTTCATATTTACTGAAAGCATTGTCAGCCTTATGTCCTCTCAATTATTTTTAATGTACAGAATAGCTCTAACTGAAGAACTAAGTGTAGTGTGTGGTTGAACATACCAAGGCTTAATTAAAGTAGCCTACACTGGAATGGCAGTAGCCAAAGTAAACCAGAATGGTTTTCATTCACTCT
It encodes:
- the LOC129837279 gene encoding lipolysis-stimulated lipoprotein receptor-like, whose product is MFLIFVVTVLMATGSTMAISVQCPVKRYVVILFQPVTLTCNFQTSSTQPPVITWRYKSYCRDPIQAALNPSSADNILSQNNPNYNANIECADSMRTVRIVASKQGSAVTLGEEYQGRKVSILNNADLNLAQTAWGDSGVYVCSVVSSQDLTGNSEDYTELIVLDWLLVVLVVFGFLLLLLLIAICWCQCCPHTCCCYIRCPCCPEKCCCPRALYEAGKAVKSGIPSQYAPTLYAPSMYAQPPYGGVMQQPGIPMLPLPQGMGGPPLHPNGYGRDYDGASSVGHGSQVPLLHDQDSGAGDQTRSGYRIQVDPGGNATQAIYYMERQLANLDPTRSGDAAGKYNRLDGGMSEVSSLHDDPRGRGGGRSQAPPLATVYDQDEAMSTISSVSTHGQRGRDEYPRRGGGPSPHMGAHGRARSMDNLDDIARRDRYPRDTRDPRDDYPPHRRDGGGARDRRGSDDDFSSRGGYDRGRDFDDRRRREPSPDDRRRGGSPVSGLQGRRSRSRDDLMAIERDREHGGGRGGGRDAYDDGFLREAMEKKRLGEQQRARSRERLDSDSERSDRGRAPRGPPPLPMSPPSNYPDRRYDDNYPPPPLPPYISDDESLTSSKKSNLRKNGAVSREILVV